A window from Elusimicrobiota bacterium encodes these proteins:
- the ftsA gene encoding cell division protein FtsA — protein sequence MAKTDIVAGLDIGSAQVACVIGRRDAQTGQIEVLSGARSACPGGLKGGVVINIDETARAVTRICEEAEDVAKEMVKDLTIAVRGSHLQTFNNHGALNIARTDKEITAEDVEKAIESAQAVHMSPDREIIHTIPQGFTLDRQQGVPNPVGMEGSLLEVDVHIVTASRSHLNNIFKAINAAGFSVTEPIYGLLAAGEVVVTQEERDLGSLLVDIGGQTTDLAVYFDGSVHFTEKLPLGADAITRDLAYGLRTSLSQAQQIKENYGVAMSNLLEQNENEVNFTAMDGRTFRKVNRRFLVDIIEPRVEEIFTLISEKLQDSGYADRVVPGGVILTGGGSLLKGIEQASDRILQLSSRIGLPQGVVGKSDIVGNPSFATAIGLLSFPFRAESAAIISRRRSRSGNWTARLREWVEETF from the coding sequence ATGGCGAAAACAGACATCGTAGCCGGACTGGATATCGGAAGTGCGCAAGTCGCTTGCGTAATCGGTCGCCGGGATGCACAAACCGGACAGATCGAGGTACTCAGCGGAGCTCGCAGCGCCTGTCCCGGCGGCCTCAAGGGAGGCGTTGTCATTAATATCGATGAGACCGCCCGCGCAGTCACCCGTATCTGTGAGGAAGCGGAAGATGTCGCCAAGGAAATGGTGAAAGACCTGACCATCGCTGTGCGGGGAAGCCATCTCCAGACCTTCAACAATCACGGCGCGCTCAATATCGCGCGCACCGACAAGGAAATTACCGCGGAGGATGTGGAAAAAGCGATCGAAAGCGCGCAAGCTGTTCACATGTCCCCGGACCGCGAAATCATCCACACGATTCCGCAGGGATTCACCCTTGACCGTCAACAGGGAGTTCCCAATCCCGTCGGGATGGAGGGATCGCTTCTCGAAGTGGATGTGCACATCGTGACCGCGTCGCGGTCTCACCTTAACAATATTTTCAAAGCGATCAATGCGGCCGGATTTTCCGTAACCGAACCGATCTACGGGCTTCTGGCGGCTGGGGAAGTCGTGGTCACGCAGGAGGAGCGCGATCTGGGGTCTCTGTTGGTTGATATCGGTGGGCAGACGACGGATCTGGCGGTTTACTTCGACGGGTCCGTGCATTTTACCGAGAAGCTGCCTCTCGGGGCGGACGCCATTACCCGTGATCTCGCTTACGGGCTCCGCACGTCGCTTTCTCAGGCTCAGCAGATCAAGGAAAACTACGGCGTGGCCATGTCGAACCTTCTGGAACAGAATGAAAACGAAGTGAATTTCACGGCCATGGATGGGCGCACCTTCCGTAAAGTCAACCGGCGTTTTCTGGTGGATATTATCGAACCGCGCGTGGAAGAGATTTTTACGCTGATTTCCGAGAAGCTTCAGGACTCCGGTTATGCGGACCGCGTGGTTCCCGGGGGAGTGATTCTCACGGGAGGGGGATCCCTGTTGAAAGGGATCGAACAGGCGTCCGATCGGATCCTTCAGCTGTCATCGCGGATCGGTCTTCCACAGGGGGTGGTCGGCAAAAGCGATATTGTCGGCAATCCCAGCTTTGCGACCGCAATCGGTCTTCTCAGTTTCCCGTTCCGGGCGGAGAGCGCGGCGATCATCAGCCGCCGGCGTTCGAGAAGCGGGAACTGGACCGCACGCCTGCGGGAATGGGTTGAGGAGACATTCTGA
- a CDS encoding D-alanine--D-alanine ligase, whose protein sequence is MKNFRRWLRGRRIGVLMGGTSAERDISLKTGCAIWQSLKRQGFHAVAIDAAKPLPASLQRHKIDCAYIALHGPGGEDGAVQGLLQWLGIPYTGSGILASALAMDKIASKRLFEAAHLPTAPWFSLQKEELPKSLPQAKRFGFPLVVKPVDQGSAIGVSIVRSANEWGPAVRSAARYGSTLLVEKFLSGPEITVGVLGKQTLPVIEIVPCDRSFYDFHAKYAPGGSRHILPASLSAAVSRRASELALAACRVLQVRAVARVDLIVDRKAGPTLLEVNTVPGMTETSLLPDAARAVGMDFDALVLKIAECSFAA, encoded by the coding sequence GTGAAAAATTTTCGCCGCTGGCTGCGCGGCCGCCGCATCGGTGTTTTGATGGGGGGCACTTCTGCGGAGCGGGATATTTCCTTAAAAACAGGCTGTGCCATCTGGCAATCGCTTAAAAGACAAGGATTCCACGCCGTCGCCATCGATGCCGCCAAACCGCTTCCCGCTTCTCTCCAGCGTCACAAAATCGATTGTGCTTACATCGCACTCCACGGTCCCGGCGGTGAGGATGGCGCGGTTCAAGGGCTCCTCCAATGGCTGGGCATTCCCTACACCGGTTCTGGTATCCTGGCTTCGGCTCTGGCCATGGATAAAATCGCCAGCAAACGACTATTTGAAGCGGCCCACCTCCCGACAGCTCCCTGGTTCTCACTCCAAAAAGAAGAACTCCCGAAAAGTCTTCCACAAGCGAAACGTTTTGGTTTTCCATTGGTTGTGAAACCCGTGGATCAAGGTTCGGCGATCGGGGTTTCGATTGTGCGTTCGGCCAACGAATGGGGACCGGCGGTAAGGAGCGCGGCCCGTTACGGGTCGACGCTCCTGGTTGAAAAGTTTTTAAGCGGGCCGGAAATTACCGTCGGTGTTTTGGGAAAACAAACGCTGCCGGTGATTGAGATCGTCCCCTGTGACCGGTCTTTTTACGATTTTCATGCCAAGTATGCGCCGGGAGGATCCCGCCATATTCTGCCGGCGTCGCTGTCAGCCGCGGTGTCCCGCAGGGCCAGTGAACTGGCCTTGGCCGCTTGCCGCGTGCTTCAGGTTCGAGCGGTGGCTCGGGTGGATTTGATCGTGGACCGGAAGGCGGGTCCGACCCTTCTGGAAGTGAACACCGTCCCCGGCATGACGGAGACGTCCCTTTTGCCGGATGCGGCCCGGGCGGTTGGAATGGATTTCGACGCGCTGGTTCTAAAAATTGCGGAGTGCTCATTTGCGGCGTAA
- the murB gene encoding UDP-N-acetylmuramate dehydrogenase, with amino-acid sequence MSLLDELRSACPTLRENEPLSRHTSLAIGGPADFFADVNTRSELIALHRCLQRHPLPVFFLGAGSNVLVSDRGVRGLVLHLQGDFRNIVIEKDRVITGAGAWMPTLVKHCAEKGLSGIEFLIGVPGTIGGGLVMNAGTRDGALGQVVLSVDVIRPDGSVETLLRDQLTFDYRRSSLDGRWILGATLGLKPDDRSSIISRVDTLLKVRAQTQPLATNNCGSVFKNPPGQAAARLIEQAGLKGLVAGGARVSERHANFIINEKNARASDVQTLMKQIQQTVFDRFGIQLEPEVKLVGEWSS; translated from the coding sequence ATGTCCCTTCTTGACGAACTGCGGTCCGCCTGCCCCACCCTTCGTGAAAACGAACCTCTCTCGCGTCATACCTCGTTGGCCATCGGTGGACCGGCGGATTTCTTTGCCGACGTCAATACGCGTTCGGAGTTGATCGCCCTCCATCGGTGTCTTCAGCGACATCCCCTGCCTGTTTTTTTCCTCGGTGCCGGATCCAATGTGCTGGTGTCAGACCGCGGGGTGCGCGGATTGGTCCTCCATCTTCAAGGGGATTTCCGAAACATTGTCATCGAAAAAGACCGCGTGATCACGGGAGCCGGTGCCTGGATGCCGACGCTTGTGAAACATTGCGCGGAAAAAGGACTTTCCGGGATTGAGTTTCTGATCGGTGTCCCGGGAACGATCGGCGGCGGGCTTGTCATGAACGCCGGCACGCGTGACGGCGCGCTGGGACAGGTCGTTCTTTCCGTGGATGTTATCCGGCCGGACGGATCGGTGGAAACATTGCTCAGGGATCAACTCACGTTCGATTACCGTCGATCTAGTCTTGACGGCCGCTGGATTCTGGGGGCCACGCTGGGTTTGAAACCCGACGATCGAAGTTCTATAATTTCCCGCGTCGATACGCTTTTGAAGGTCCGCGCGCAGACTCAGCCGCTGGCCACAAATAACTGTGGTTCCGTCTTCAAAAATCCGCCGGGGCAGGCCGCCGCCCGGTTGATCGAGCAGGCCGGTTTGAAGGGGTTGGTGGCGGGGGGAGCTCGTGTTTCGGAGCGTCATGCCAATTTTATCATTAACGAAAAAAACGCACGGGCCTCGGACGTGCAAACGTTAATGAAACAGATCCAGCAGACCGTGTTTGATCGGTTTGGAATTCAACTTGAACCTGAAGTGAAATTGGTCGGTGAGTGGTCATCGTGA
- the murC gene encoding UDP-N-acetylmuramate--L-alanine ligase, whose protein sequence is MFKKIQRIHFVGIGGAGMSGIAEVLVTLGYKVSGSDLKETPVTQRLQRLGARIFAGHQASNVEGVQVVVTSTAVSQQNPEVVQARAQGIPVIPRIEMLAELARLKYTLAIAGTHGKTTTTSMVAAVLQAGGLDPTVVVGGRLKHIDSGARMGQGDYLVAEADESDGSFLKLSPALAIITNIDNDHLDYYGTFEKICDAFVQYASRVPFYGCVIVCLDDPHVRAQIPRMTRRIITYGFDPSAHYRADQLRVDVSGSTFQVIGPAGLLGEIHLQVPGRHNVQNALAAVVSGLELGISFPQIADGLAGFEGVGRRMELKGEKNGFTVIDDYGHHPTEIRATLSALRERYPTRRLVVLFQPHRYTRTQALCSDFANCFRNADRVNVLDIYPAGEAPIEGVSSRLILDEMRKTHPSASLLPNPVDLQKLRIELQSGDVVVTLGAGDVWKYGEQLLENVPS, encoded by the coding sequence ATGTTCAAAAAAATACAGCGTATTCACTTTGTGGGAATCGGCGGGGCCGGGATGTCCGGAATCGCCGAAGTGCTGGTCACACTCGGCTATAAAGTATCCGGGTCGGATTTGAAAGAAACCCCTGTCACCCAGCGCTTGCAGCGGCTGGGCGCCCGGATCTTTGCCGGGCATCAGGCGTCGAATGTTGAAGGGGTTCAAGTGGTTGTCACCTCCACGGCGGTGTCTCAGCAGAACCCTGAAGTGGTTCAGGCCCGGGCGCAGGGGATTCCCGTGATCCCGCGTATTGAAATGCTGGCGGAGCTGGCGCGCCTCAAGTACACGCTCGCCATCGCCGGGACGCACGGGAAAACCACGACCACATCCATGGTGGCCGCGGTGCTTCAAGCCGGCGGGCTCGACCCTACCGTTGTCGTCGGGGGACGCCTGAAACATATCGATTCGGGCGCTCGAATGGGGCAGGGGGATTACTTGGTGGCGGAAGCGGATGAATCCGACGGGTCATTCCTGAAGCTCTCTCCGGCTTTGGCGATCATCACGAATATCGACAATGACCATCTCGATTATTACGGAACCTTCGAAAAAATATGCGACGCCTTTGTTCAATACGCCAGCCGCGTTCCATTTTACGGCTGCGTCATCGTCTGCCTGGATGACCCGCACGTCCGGGCCCAGATCCCGCGGATGACGCGGCGGATCATCACGTATGGTTTTGATCCGTCCGCACACTACCGCGCGGATCAGCTGCGCGTGGATGTGAGCGGTTCAACGTTTCAGGTGATAGGTCCCGCCGGGTTATTGGGCGAGATCCATCTTCAGGTGCCTGGCCGGCACAATGTGCAGAACGCTTTGGCTGCGGTGGTTTCGGGACTCGAGCTCGGGATTTCCTTCCCGCAGATCGCCGACGGGCTGGCCGGTTTCGAGGGAGTCGGCCGTCGGATGGAGTTAAAAGGGGAAAAGAACGGTTTCACCGTGATCGATGACTATGGGCATCATCCGACCGAGATCCGCGCCACGTTATCCGCGCTGCGCGAGCGCTACCCTACTCGAAGGCTGGTGGTGCTGTTCCAGCCTCACCGTTACACGCGGACCCAGGCGCTCTGCTCTGATTTTGCCAACTGCTTCCGGAATGCCGATCGTGTGAACGTGTTGGATATTTATCCGGCCGGCGAGGCTCCGATCGAAGGGGTCAGTTCCCGCCTGATCCTGGATGAAATGCGCAAGACTCACCCATCCGCCAGTTTGCTTCCGAACCCTGTCGACCTGCAGAAACTTCGCATTGAGCTTCAATCGGGTGATGTGGTCGTGACGTTGGGCGCCGGAGACGTTTGGAAATACGGGGAACAATTGCTGGAAAATGTCCCTTCTTGA
- a CDS encoding class I SAM-dependent rRNA methyltransferase, translating into MDYPQIILKPREEGRLQGGHLWAFSNEVAQAPTGIAPGSLADLVHSRAGFIGRGFYHPHSLIAFRILTSQKEDIDESFFEKRLIEAFTWREKCYPNGHAYRAVFGESDRLPGLMVDRYGDHLVVQAVAAGMEQCRNLLVGALRKVFQPRVIIWRADSALRELEGLPQEPPKVVFGEMMGPVQIETENGKFQVDLIGGQKTGFYFDQRDNRQALAPYCRGKRVLDAFCYSGGFGVAAALAGAREIVLVDSAHAALELAQKNAELNNVSDRVTCVEGDAVALLSKQNPGGPFDVIAVDPPAYARSKKHLPAALKAYEKLNALALSALPKGGILASSSCSHHVTRELFLEVLRRAAKRANRNVRLVELRSQARDHPIFLTMPETEYLKFAILQMI; encoded by the coding sequence TTGGACTATCCACAGATCATCCTGAAACCCCGGGAAGAAGGCCGCCTGCAGGGCGGTCATTTGTGGGCTTTTTCCAATGAAGTGGCCCAGGCACCAACGGGCATTGCTCCCGGGTCCCTGGCGGACCTGGTTCATTCCCGAGCTGGTTTTATCGGACGTGGTTTTTACCATCCGCATTCGCTGATCGCTTTCCGGATTCTGACCTCACAAAAAGAAGATATTGACGAAAGTTTTTTTGAAAAGCGCTTGATCGAGGCCTTCACCTGGCGCGAAAAATGCTATCCGAACGGCCACGCGTATCGTGCCGTCTTCGGTGAAAGCGATCGTCTTCCCGGGCTGATGGTCGACCGTTATGGCGATCATCTGGTGGTTCAGGCGGTCGCGGCCGGGATGGAGCAATGCCGGAATCTCCTTGTCGGGGCGCTCCGGAAGGTGTTCCAGCCCCGGGTCATCATCTGGCGTGCGGACTCGGCTTTGCGCGAACTGGAAGGATTGCCCCAGGAGCCCCCGAAGGTTGTGTTCGGAGAGATGATGGGTCCTGTCCAGATTGAAACCGAGAATGGAAAATTTCAGGTCGACTTGATCGGCGGGCAGAAGACCGGTTTTTATTTTGACCAGCGGGACAACCGTCAGGCTCTGGCACCGTATTGTCGGGGGAAGCGGGTCCTGGATGCTTTCTGTTACTCCGGCGGGTTTGGCGTAGCGGCGGCTCTGGCGGGTGCACGGGAAATAGTTCTCGTCGATAGCGCGCACGCGGCGCTGGAGTTGGCCCAGAAAAATGCCGAGTTAAACAACGTGTCTGATCGCGTCACGTGTGTCGAAGGGGATGCGGTGGCGCTTCTTTCCAAACAAAATCCCGGGGGACCTTTCGATGTAATTGCGGTTGATCCTCCCGCGTATGCCCGTTCGAAGAAACATCTGCCAGCGGCCTTGAAGGCCTATGAGAAACTGAATGCCCTGGCTCTGAGCGCGCTCCCCAAAGGCGGGATTCTGGCCAGTTCCTCCTGCTCCCACCATGTGACGCGGGAGCTTTTTCTTGAAGTTCTCCGCCGCGCGGCCAAGCGTGCCAACCGCAATGTCCGGCTAGTGGAACTGAGATCTCAGGCCAGGGACCATCCCATTTTCCTGACGATGCCCGAGACAGAGTATTTAAAATTTGCCATATTACAGATGATCTAG
- a CDS encoding nucleoside-triphosphatase codes for MSKNLFIAGTRAVGKTTLLREVTLAKRARIGGFYTEHILSGRIQRGFMIRTFDGQERVLAAKNLKSPHQLGKYGVDLNALENVGIPALKLALMSKDLIVIDEIGSMEMMSERFRMTLLECLASTKPVLATIRPAAQPFSDQVKKLVDTQTLLLTKSNYLTVKQQVRKWVDAQL; via the coding sequence TTGAGCAAAAATCTTTTCATCGCGGGTACGCGCGCGGTGGGCAAAACCACGCTTTTGCGGGAAGTCACCCTGGCCAAGCGAGCCCGCATCGGAGGGTTTTATACCGAACATATCCTCTCTGGCCGCATCCAGAGAGGCTTCATGATCCGCACGTTTGATGGTCAGGAGCGCGTCCTGGCCGCGAAAAACCTGAAGAGTCCTCATCAGCTCGGAAAATATGGCGTGGATCTGAACGCTCTTGAAAATGTGGGAATTCCGGCGCTGAAGCTGGCGCTCATGAGCAAAGACCTCATCGTGATCGATGAGATTGGTTCCATGGAAATGATGTCGGAGCGCTTCCGCATGACGCTTCTGGAATGTCTGGCCTCGACCAAGCCTGTCCTGGCCACGATCCGGCCCGCGGCTCAGCCTTTCTCCGACCAGGTGAAGAAGCTGGTGGATACGCAGACCCTTCTTCTCACCAAGTCCAATTACCTGACCGTCAAGCAGCAAGTACGCAAATGGGTGGATGCGCAGCTTTAA